One genomic segment of Aliarcobacter cibarius includes these proteins:
- a CDS encoding CBS domain-containing protein, which translates to MFTIYNNGIVDYKGSTENLYNVKNVNESTKFTFNPEEGSIKDFKKEQDSNSNKKKEEQFLSSYKKISQINQSNNFFYVRDIMVQDVLYIDNSHTVREAYELLKDKKTGQIPVTTLDKKIVGIIDAKFILSLLIQNLDEPNILLNRRLREINFPEIIATTPDAELRDVVKIMFDFEVGVMPVVNEEGTLKGIISKSYIFKAMSCIPQLEIWS; encoded by the coding sequence ATGTTTACAATATATAACAATGGAATTGTAGATTATAAAGGCTCAACTGAGAATTTATATAATGTAAAGAATGTTAATGAAAGTACAAAATTTACATTTAATCCTGAAGAAGGTTCTATAAAAGATTTTAAAAAAGAACAAGATAGTAATAGTAATAAAAAAAAAGAAGAGCAGTTTTTATCCTCTTACAAAAAAATTTCACAAATTAATCAATCAAATAATTTTTTTTATGTAAGAGATATTATGGTTCAAGATGTATTATACATTGATAATAGTCATACAGTAAGAGAAGCTTATGAGCTTTTAAAAGATAAAAAAACTGGACAAATTCCAGTTACAACTTTGGATAAGAAAATAGTTGGAATAATAGATGCAAAGTTTATTTTATCTTTATTGATTCAAAATTTAGATGAGCCTAATATACTTTTAAATAGAAGATTAAGAGAAATTAATTTTCCTGAAATTATTGCAACAACTCCTGATGCTGAGTTACGAGATGTTGTAAAAATAATGTTTGATTTTGAGGTTGGAGTAATGCCTGTAGTTAATGAAGAGGGAACTTTAAAAGGGATAATTTCAAAAAGTTATATTTTTAAAGCAATGTCATGTATCCCTCAGCTAGAGATTTGGAGTTAA
- a CDS encoding NifU family protein, translating into MEQKEVNYSKKIEDRINDPKNIGEISRSEARDLGCRLVVADFETNGADTIRMYWAVNKDNIIVRAKFKSFTGGLLLALNDMMTELCIFKSVEKVANLFKTDVEFALRDEPQIPALGITELHEKFTNFVVLKKAALNSEKRDMNDFEDDYIVCECARVTLKNVKDAIKEFSITTVEEIGNITKAGIFCKSCIKEGGLEPKEIYLVDILEQTLEEIKEANKEEPSYINSTFSNMIKEQKIELIEDVLDEDIRPMLIMDGGNMEILDIVESAPHYDLYIRYLGACSGCSAGSMGTLYAIESILQRKIDENIRVLPI; encoded by the coding sequence ATGGAACAAAAAGAAGTGAATTACTCAAAAAAAATAGAAGATAGAATAAACGATCCAAAAAATATTGGTGAAATTTCAAGAAGTGAGGCGAGAGATTTAGGTTGTCGATTGGTTGTCGCTGATTTTGAAACAAATGGTGCTGATACAATAAGAATGTATTGGGCCGTAAACAAAGATAATATTATTGTAAGAGCAAAATTTAAATCATTTACTGGTGGTTTGTTATTGGCATTAAATGATATGATGACAGAACTTTGTATATTTAAAAGCGTAGAGAAAGTTGCAAATTTGTTTAAGACAGATGTTGAATTTGCATTAAGAGATGAACCACAAATTCCAGCACTTGGAATAACAGAACTACATGAAAAATTTACAAATTTTGTTGTTTTAAAAAAAGCGGCGTTAAACTCTGAAAAAAGAGATATGAATGATTTTGAAGATGATTATATTGTTTGTGAATGTGCAAGAGTTACATTAAAAAATGTAAAAGACGCTATAAAAGAATTTTCAATAACAACAGTTGAAGAGATAGGAAATATAACAAAAGCTGGAATATTTTGTAAATCATGTATAAAAGAGGGTGGTTTAGAACCAAAAGAGATATACCTAGTAGATATTTTAGAACAAACTCTTGAAGAAATTAAAGAAGCTAATAAAGAGGAACCAAGTTACATTAATTCCACATTTTCAAATATGATAAAAGAGCAAAAAATTGAGCTTATTGAAGATGTTTTAGATGAAGATATAAGACCAATGTTAATTATGGACGGTGGTAATATGGAAATATTGGATATAGTAGAATCTGCTCCACATTATGATTTATATATAAGATATCTAGGTGCTTGTAGTGGTTGTAGTGCTGGAAGTATGGGAACTTTATATGCAATTGAATCAATTTTACAAAGAAAAATTGATGAAAATATAAGAGTTCTACCTATATAA
- the sufB gene encoding Fe-S cluster assembly protein SufB, with protein sequence MSENQQIHDIINTDYKLGFETLVQSDTFAKGLNEDVIRAISAKKEEPEFLLEFRLKAYEKWLKMEEPTWTNLEYPKIDYQDYAYYSAPKKPLGSLEEVDPEILKTYEKLGIPLEEQKMLAGVAVDAVFDSVSIKTTYQEELEKLGIIFCSISEASHRFPELVKTYLASVVPVTDNYFACLNSAVFTDGSFVYIPKNTRCPMELSTYFRINALNTGQFERTLIICDEGSYVSYNEGCSAPSRDDRQLHAAVVELVALKNGHIKYSTIQNWYPGDDEGKGGILNFVTKRALCKGDNSKVSWTQVETGSSITWKYPSCVLQGDNSVGEFYSVAVTSRAQQADTGTKMIHLGKNTKSTIISKGISAMKGINAYRGQVRVGKNAHNARNISECDSLLIGHKSQAHTYPYHEIRNSSANIEHEATTSKISDEQLFYLNQRGIDEEDAIAMIVNGFCKEVLKELPMEFAAEAKELLSISLEGSVG encoded by the coding sequence ATGAGTGAAAACCAACAAATACATGACATTATAAACACTGATTATAAACTTGGCTTTGAAACTTTAGTACAAAGTGATACTTTTGCAAAAGGTTTAAATGAAGATGTTATAAGAGCTATTAGTGCAAAAAAAGAAGAGCCTGAGTTTTTACTTGAGTTTAGACTTAAAGCTTATGAAAAATGGCTTAAAATGGAAGAGCCTACTTGGACAAATTTAGAATATCCAAAAATAGATTATCAAGATTACGCATACTATTCAGCACCTAAAAAACCTCTTGGTTCTTTAGAAGAAGTTGATCCTGAAATTTTAAAAACTTATGAAAAACTAGGAATTCCACTTGAAGAGCAAAAAATGCTTGCTGGTGTTGCAGTTGATGCTGTGTTCGATTCTGTTTCTATAAAAACTACTTACCAAGAAGAGCTTGAAAAATTAGGAATTATATTTTGCTCTATTAGTGAAGCATCTCATAGATTTCCAGAACTTGTAAAAACATACTTAGCAAGTGTCGTTCCTGTAACAGATAATTATTTTGCTTGTTTAAATAGTGCAGTTTTTACAGATGGAAGTTTTGTATATATTCCAAAAAATACAAGATGTCCTATGGAACTTTCAACTTATTTTAGAATAAATGCTTTAAATACAGGGCAATTTGAAAGAACTCTAATTATTTGTGATGAGGGAAGTTATGTTTCATACAATGAAGGATGTTCTGCTCCAAGTAGAGATGATAGACAACTTCATGCTGCTGTTGTTGAATTAGTTGCACTTAAAAATGGTCATATAAAATATTCAACTATTCAAAACTGGTATCCCGGAGATGATGAAGGTAAAGGTGGAATCTTAAACTTTGTTACAAAAAGAGCTTTATGCAAAGGTGATAATTCAAAAGTATCTTGGACACAAGTTGAAACTGGTTCAAGTATTACATGGAAATATCCTTCATGTGTTCTTCAAGGTGACAATAGTGTAGGAGAATTTTACTCTGTTGCTGTTACTTCAAGAGCTCAACAAGCAGATACTGGCACAAAAATGATTCATTTAGGTAAAAATACTAAGTCTACAATCATTTCAAAAGGTATTTCTGCTATGAAGGGTATAAATGCTTACAGAGGACAAGTAAGAGTTGGAAAAAATGCTCACAATGCTAGAAACATATCAGAGTGTGACTCTTTACTAATTGGTCACAAATCTCAAGCGCATACATATCCTTATCATGAGATTAGAAATAGTAGTGCAAATATTGAGCATGAAGCAACTACATCTAAAATATCAGATGAACAACTATTTTATTTAAATCAACGAGGAATAGATGAAGAAGATGCTATTGCTATGATTGTAAATGGTTTTTGTAAAGAAGTTTTAAAAGAGTTACCAATGGAGTTTGCTGCTGAAGCAAAAGAGTTATTAAGTATTTCATTAGAAGGAAGTGTGGGTTAA
- the sufC gene encoding Fe-S cluster assembly ATPase SufC, with amino-acid sequence MSKEVLLKIEDLKVNINNNEILKGLNLEIKPGEIHALMGVNGAGKSTLVKTLAAHYDCEVTGGKVTFKNKDLLEMDVSTRANEGIFMSFQSPVEVPGVNNSYFLRTAMNAKRAYEGKEELDAMQFLKLVKEETNKFDIDRKLLQRDLNDGFSGGEKKRNELVQLLMLNPDLIMLDEIDSGLDVDAIKIVANVINSMLDGKKSILMITHYDRLLELIKPDFVHILSDGKIAKTGDYSLALELDEKGFEALGINNANS; translated from the coding sequence ATGAGTAAAGAAGTATTATTAAAAATTGAAGATTTAAAAGTAAATATAAACAATAATGAGATTTTAAAAGGATTAAATTTAGAGATAAAACCAGGTGAAATTCACGCACTTATGGGAGTAAATGGAGCTGGTAAATCTACTTTAGTTAAAACTTTAGCAGCTCATTACGACTGTGAAGTTACTGGTGGTAAAGTTACATTTAAAAACAAAGATTTATTAGAAATGGATGTTTCAACAAGAGCAAATGAGGGAATTTTTATGAGTTTTCAAAGTCCTGTTGAAGTTCCTGGAGTTAATAATAGCTATTTTTTAAGAACAGCGATGAATGCAAAAAGAGCTTATGAAGGAAAAGAAGAGCTTGATGCAATGCAATTTCTTAAACTTGTAAAAGAAGAAACTAATAAATTTGATATTGATAGAAAACTATTACAAAGAGATTTAAATGATGGATTTAGTGGTGGAGAGAAAAAAAGAAATGAACTTGTTCAACTTTTAATGCTAAACCCTGATTTGATCATGCTAGATGAAATTGATAGTGGACTTGATGTTGATGCTATTAAAATAGTTGCAAATGTTATAAACTCTATGCTTGATGGTAAAAAATCTATTCTTATGATTACTCACTATGATAGACTTTTAGAACTTATAAAACCAGATTTTGTTCATATTTTAAGTGATGGAAAAATAGCTAAAACTGGAGATTATAGTTTAGCTTTAGAACTAGATGAGAAAGGTTTTGAAGCATTAGGAATAAACAATGCAAATAGCTAA
- a CDS encoding SufD family Fe-S cluster assembly protein: MQIANIKDLNLPSKKEEEFLKIDFASLFDFDFKAHKVLSFDLDLNSVNDTEDYESKLFSIANSFDNNKKVLTIKENLQEPLVIVNNLKVDSTVFTNNLLIEIKSGIKASIIEVFVSNSKDASLFANRTIKLEKDASLEYAKIQDINLSNSLVFCCKSVQDDKSNLEISNFELADGFVVNSFENKINSVEVNYELNGLNKLRNSANCSTLVKTTHNNQSSRSNINYKNSLLDSSRAVVKIKSIVTQKGLYSKAFQNCNSILLSDDAVIFAQPFLEIFIDELEASHGTTTGTLNKDQLLYLQSRGISKEQSYEILLEAFENSIKDNIKDEKIKQFIEEYKKENYV, translated from the coding sequence ATGCAAATAGCTAATATAAAAGATTTAAATCTACCTTCAAAAAAAGAAGAAGAGTTTTTAAAGATAGATTTTGCATCTTTATTTGACTTTGATTTTAAAGCTCATAAAGTTTTATCTTTTGATTTAGATTTAAATTCTGTAAATGATACAGAAGATTATGAATCAAAGCTTTTTTCTATTGCAAATAGCTTTGACAATAACAAAAAAGTTTTAACTATAAAAGAAAATTTACAAGAGCCTTTAGTAATTGTAAATAATTTAAAAGTAGATTCAACTGTTTTTACAAACAACCTTTTAATAGAAATTAAAAGTGGAATAAAAGCAAGCATTATTGAAGTTTTTGTTTCAAATTCAAAAGATGCTTCACTTTTTGCAAATAGAACAATAAAATTAGAGAAAGATGCTTCTTTGGAATATGCAAAAATTCAAGATATTAATCTTTCTAATTCTCTTGTTTTTTGTTGTAAATCAGTTCAAGATGACAAGTCAAATTTAGAGATTTCAAACTTTGAATTAGCAGATGGATTTGTTGTAAATAGTTTTGAAAATAAAATTAATTCTGTTGAAGTAAATTATGAGTTAAATGGTTTAAATAAATTAAGAAACAGTGCAAACTGCTCAACATTAGTAAAAACAACTCATAATAATCAAAGTTCAAGAAGTAATATAAATTACAAAAATTCTTTACTAGATTCAAGTAGAGCTGTAGTTAAAATCAAATCTATTGTTACACAAAAAGGTCTTTACTCAAAAGCTTTCCAAAACTGTAATTCAATTCTATTAAGTGATGATGCTGTTATTTTTGCTCAACCATTTTTAGAGATTTTTATAGATGAGTTAGAAGCTAGTCATGGAACAACAACTGGAACATTAAACAAAGACCAACTTTTATATCTTCAAAGTAGAGGAATTAGTAAAGAGCAATCTTATGAAATACTTTTAGAAGCATTTGAAAACTCTATAAAAGATAATATTAAAGATGAAAAAAT